Genomic DNA from Nitrospinota bacterium:
CTTTTTCTTTCTGCCCATGAAAGAGCCCGCGACACATACGGTTTCGCAGCGAGAACCCCTAAAGGATTACTTTAAAGAACTCGCAATGATCCTTAAATCCAGCCGCTGGTTTCGAACCCTGACGATTACCAAACTCCTTTTGAGCGGGGCCGTGCTGGCGACCCCCTTTTACGTTACCTTCGCCATCACGAAGCTGGGCCAGCCGTTGATGTCCGTGGGGGCCTATACCATCCTCCTCGTGGTGGCGAAGGGCTTGGGCGGCTTCCTCTGGGGAAAGCTGGCCGACCGCAAGGGTCACAGGTCAGTCCTGATCGTGGTCGGATCCCTCGGTCTATTGCCGCCGCTTTTGGCCCTCCTATCAGGCCTCCATCATCCCTTCTGGATGTACGGAGTTTTCTTTAGCCTCGGGCTTACCCTGGATTCCACTGAGCTGCTGGAGCGCAATTACCTCTTAGAGTTGAGCCCAGAAGATAGCGTTCCTACCTTCTCGGCACTCCACAACACCCTGGCGGCTCCAGTCATATTGTTTCCTCTCATAGGAGCCTTGACAATCAACCTTGTGGGCCACCAGGGATTGTTCATCTTGGTCCTGGTTGTCATTGCGGGAGGAATTGGTGTAGCGGTCAACCTTCCCGAAACGAGCGACTCCCCAAGTCTAACGCCGCCTCTCGGACAAATTAGATGGGCAGGAGACGTCCTACACGATGGGCAAAGAACTCATCTAGGTAACATAGGGCATGCATGATCGCCCTGAACAGAAAGGAGAACACAATCATGGCAAAAACAGCGACGCACCTTGAACTAACGGACGAAAACTTCCAGGCCGAAGTCCTTGAAAGCCGCGAGCCGGTGCTGGTGGATTTCTGGGCTGACTGGTGCGGCCCGTGCCGCGCCATCGCTCCGGTGATCGAAGAACTGGCAGCTGATTTTGAGGGACAAGCTAAAGTGGGCAAGGTGGATGTTGACACCAACGCCCATGTGGCCGCGCAGTATGAAATCCGCTCCATCCCTAGCCTGCTCCTGTTTAAGGATGGTGGGGTCGTGGATCGGGTCGTCGGTGTGGTCCCAAAGAGGGTATTGGCCGACAAGCTCAACAGATTGGTCCAGGAGGCATGAACCAGATGAAAGAAATCAAGCATAAAAGCCTCGCCGAAATTAACTCGGAGCAATCAGGACTGATGACTGACTATCGCCATGGTCGGGCGGCCCCCTACACATGTCCCACCTGCGGCGAGACGGTCGAGCGGGACATCTTGACCTTTCTGCGCCACACGGACAAGCACATCCTTGAGGCCCTGAAGGAGCTTCACCCAGAGTTGGTCGAAATCAACGGGGAGAGCCCCGCAGTGCTGAAATTCTACCGGGCCCAGCTGGGGCACGAACCATGGTGAAATTGGAATCCAGCGAGATGTACTACAACTTGGCCGGCTTGCCAACGCTGGCCCTTTAAGAAGGAGACAGACATGAGAGCATACAGAGAGCGACAGGACAAGAAGGGAATCACCACGGGCGTGGTATCATGGTTGACCGCTCTCACGGTAACCCTGAGCCTTTTGATAGGCGCTTCCTCGGCCGGGGCGATGGGGCGGGCCCAATTCCTAGAGCACCTCTCGTCCAAGGACGCCACTCGACTTCTAGAGAGCATCGAGTGGAATCGTTACCAGATGATCCAGATCAACATCGCCCAGGTCAACCTTACCGAATTGGAAGGCTGGCAGGACTCAGCCGTCATACTCGACCTAAAGGGCGACGAATGGAAGGTCGAATTCCCCAAGGACTACTACCTCTCCGCCAACCGCTTCTTCTTTGTAGACGGGGCCAACCCGCGGCCGGTGGAGGGCGATGCTTGGGTTGCCGCACTGTCGCTGCTCGAGCGCAACCGCCTGAAGGTCTACCACGTTCGCCTCGGTGGGGCCGAGTCTCCGGACCGTGCCATCATCCTGACGCCCTACACCATCCGGGTCTCCACTATCGGCGACGCAATCCAGATCAAACTAGACAACCAAGGCCTCAATGACCGGCAAGAGTACGAGGCCCGGGAGTAGAGAAATGACACGAATTACCGATGAGATTCGAATAAATGCCCCGAAGAACAAGGTCTGGGAGATCATCTCCGACCTCGGTGGCATAGAGAACTATCATCCCGGTGTTAAAAAGTCGTACTACACCTCGGAGATTAGGAAAGGTGTGGGGGCGAGTCGATTTTGCGAGCTTCTCCCGATGGGTTCGATAGAGGAATCCGCCACTGAGTGGGAGGAAGGCGAAGGCTACGTATTGGAAGTCCTTTCCGGAGAAAAGCTTCCGCCATTCAGGAAGGCGCACCTCAGGTTTACGGTAAAGGAAGAGGGACAGGAGACCCTCGCAACCATCAGCTTCGACTACACTTTGAAGTTTGGGCCCATTGGCAGGCTACTGGATGCATGGAAGGTTAGGCCTATGTTTCGCAAGGTCATTCCTCGCGTCCTTGACGGACTTAAGCAAAACAGCGAGAACGGCGGGAGAACGGTCCCATCCGGAAAGTAGAAGCTGTATTACCGTTCGTTTGGGCCGAGGGGCGAGAAACATCGCTTAAGAACAAGTTGGGCAGTAAGCCTCGAACAAGGCAATTCAAAACAGTTCAGTGACAAGACACGGAAGGAAATAAAATCATGACCACACCAAGTAACATCAAAACAGTTCTTATCACGGGAGCATCCAGCGGCATCGGGTTGGGCGTTGCTCAAGCGTATCTGGACCTGGGTGCGAACGTCGTCCTGAACGCCCGCAACGAAGCGAAGCTGACCGAGGTGGCGAAAAACCTCGGGCGCTCGGACCAGATAGCCGTTGTGCCTGGTGACATTGGCCTCAAGGAGACGGGCCAGAGGATGGTCGACGCAGCCGTCGAGCGCTTCGGGCGAGTCGACGTTCTCCTCAACAATGCGGGCCACTTCTTTTCCAAGCCGTTCACCGAATATACGGAAGAAGATCTCGACGGTTTTCTCTCAGCCCATCTCAAGGGGACATACCTCACCTCCCAGGCCGCCGCGAGGCAGATGCGCACACAAGGCGGCGGGGCCATTATCAACATCACCACCGTCTTGGCGTCTCGCGGGGTCACCGCGATTCCCGCCAGCGCGCTCGTGGCCGCCAAAGGGGCCATGAATGCGATAACCACGAGTCTTGCGATCGAGCTCGCACCGGACAACATCCGTGTGAATGCCGTTGCGCTGGGCATTATCAAAACTCCTATCCATGGCATGACCGACGAGCAGTTCGAAGAGCTGAACGCCATGCAGCCGCTGGGCCGTGTCGGCGAAATCAAGGACGCCGTCGACGCGGTGCTATACCTTGCCGACGCGAATTTCGTCACAGGCGTCGTCTTGCCGGTCGATGGCGGCGTCGCTGCGGGAGGCGAGTAGCAGCCATGAACGAGGTATTCGGGATGGAATCAGGCAATGGCTTCGAGAGAGTGGGGCCGCCGACCGCTGAGGTCGACTCGGATTCGGATGATGGTATTCTCGACGCCTATTCGCGGGCGGTAATCAGAGTAGCCGAAGAAGTAAGCCCCTCGGTGGTGAATATCGAGGTCCGTCATCGGCGCAGGGGCCGGAAGGCAATGGATCCGCGATTCCCGCAGGAGGCGCGGGGGAATGGCTCTGGATTCATCTTCACACCGGACGGATTTGTTCTTACCAACAGCCACGTCGTGCATGGAGCGACATCTATCGAGGTGACGCTGCCTGATGGACGCCGGTTTGAGGCGGACCTCATAGGCGGGGACCCTCACACCGACCTTGCCGTGCTCAGAATCGATGCGCCAAAGGTTGTGCCGGCGGCGTTGGGGGACTCGCAATCCATTCGCGTGGGCCAGCTGGTCGTTGCCATTGGCAACCCGTACGGCTTTCAGGCGACGGTAACTGCGGGCGTTGTGAGCGCGCTCGGCCGCTCGCTTCGGTCGCGCTCGGGCCGCCTCATCGATAACGTCATCCAGACCGATGCCGCGTTGAACCCCGGCAACTCGGGCGGTCCGCTCGTCACCTCTGGTGGGGAGGTCATCGGAGTCAACACCGCCGTAATTCTCCCGGCACAGGGCATCTGCTTCGCGATCGGCATTAACACTGCCAAGTTCGTGGCCGGACGGCTCATCCGAGACGGGAAGGTCATGCGAAGCTACATCGGAGTCGGAGGTCAAAATGTGCCCCTCCAGCGCCGGGTTGTACGCTTTCATGGCTTACCGGCTGAAAGCGGCATCCTCGTCGTCTCAATTGAGAAGAACAGCCCGGCCCGGCGCGCCGGCCTTCAAGAAGGAGACGTTATCGTTGCGTACGACGGCAACGAAGTTGTTGGAATAGATGATTTACATAAATTGTTGACAGAGGAGCGGGTGGGTGTGAGTTCGGCGCTGACGATCATCAGGGGCCACGAGAAGAGAGTCCTCTCGGTCGTCCCGGAAGAGTCGCCGGCTAATGCAGGAGGGGCGGACTCGCCATGACACCATACATAAGACCACAGCGCTTACAGGTCGTTGGAGGACGAGTGCGATGGACCGGTTTGACATCAACGCAAATGTAGCGCTGAAGGATGGAAATCATGTCAACTAAAGCGGAAAATCCCGGAAAAAGCAACGTGGATCCGATGTCGCAGTATCTCAGAGATATATCATCCCTCCCTATGCTAACGAGGGAAGAGGAGATCGAGCTTGCCCGCCGCGTCCAAAAGGGGGACCGGGATGCGATTCGCAAGCTTGTCGAGGGCAACCTGCGATTTGTCGTCAGCGTGGCCTCGAAGTTCAGCGCCTCCTCAATTGCCCTGATCGACCTCGTAAACGAAGGAAACATAGGCCTCATCAGGGCGGCCGAGAAATTTGATCCAGACAGGGGGGTGAAATTCATCACCTACGCCGTCTGGTGGATCAGGGCCGCCATCCAGAGTGCGCTTGCCAAGCAGAGCGGAGTTATCGGGATGCCGCAAAAGCAACGCGATGTGGTCTACAAGATCCACCAGAAGGAGCAGGAGCTCACCAAACTATTGGGGCGCGACCCCAGTCGAGACGAGGTGGCCGAGGCTATTAGGCTCACCCCTGAGGAAATCGAGGTCAAGCTCAGGGCCGCCAGTCTACCGCTCTCCCTTGATGAATTGATTTCCAATGAGCCGAGCCTCAACTATTTGAACACCCTAAAGGCCGACTTCCAGGTGGACGAGGGTCTGATCGCTGAGGACCTTCAGGAAGAGATCGAAAGTCTCGTGAAGACCTTGAGCAGGCGCGAACGGGACATTATCAGCATGAGATTCGGCCTGAACGGATACGATCCGATGACCCTGCATGAGATTGGTGAGATAATGAAGTTGTCGAAAGAGCGGATTCGCCAGATTGAGGCCGAGGCCCTCAAAGAGCTCCAGGAGACAGCCAGGGACCGCGACCTGGAAGCGGCATTGAGTTAACCTCAGCCAAGGATTGGACAGAACTAAGGAACTACTTCATATTATTGTTATTATCCTATTGATAATATTGGGAACAATAGCCCTGAGCTTTGTCAACCCGAAAGTTACTTGCATAATACAGTAGGATTAAGTAATACTTGACCCACTTCATTTCTTCTGCTCAAGCTCTTAGAATTAAGAATAGCCACGAAGCTGACTAAGTAGGCGGTGACTCTAATTCGGATTGTAGCCCTGGGCTGGTGGGGGGCTCGTCAAACGGGCGGCCAAGGAGTCATATTATATGAAAGCCGTTGCTGTACACCCAGGAGAGAAGGGGAGCGCCCACCTGCGGGAGGTGCCCACGCCCGATGTCGGTCCAGGTGAGGTTCTGGTCCGCGTGGTCCAGGTGGGGCTCGACGGCACCGATACCGAGATCAACGATGGCTTATACGGCGAGGCCCCCCCTGGCGACGATTACCTCATTATCGGACACGAATCGTTGGGCGTCGTCGAAGATGTGGGCTCGGAAGTTTCCGATTTAAGCGTCGGAGATCTGGTCGTCGCTACGGTCCGTCGGCCGGGCGGTTGCATCAACTGCCAGGCCGGGGAAAATGACATGTGTCTTGACGGCGACTACACCGAGCGGGGCATCAAGGGCGCCCACGGTTTCCTCGCCGACTATTACGTAGAGGTCCCCGACTACCTAGTCACATTGCCCGCGGGGTATGAGCCGGTCGGCGTGCTCTTAGAGCCTGTCACCGTTGCCGAGAAAGGGATCGTCCAGGCCCTGGAAGTTCAGCGGCGCATGGCCTGGGAGCCTGGGCGCGCCCTCGTGCTCGGGGCGGGCCCCCTTGGCCTTCTGGCCACGGCCCTGCTGAGGATAATGGGTCTGGAGACCTACACTGTGGCCCGCGCGCCGGCTGACGGGGCGAGCCTGAAGCAGCAACTGATTGCCGAGATGGGGGCCGCCTACCTGAGCAGTCGGGAGCACCCGGTCCACGAGCTGGGAAGCGAGCTTGGCCGCATAGACCTCATCTTTGAGGCCACGGGCCACTCCGGGGTAGTCTTCGATGCGATGCAAGCCCTCGGGGTCAATGGGGTGATGTGTCTGACCGGGATCACAGGCGGCGACGCCGTGAGGGAAATTCCCGCCGACAAGATCAACCTTGAGATGGTGCTCGGCAACAAGTTGGTCTTCGGCAGCGTAAACGCAAACCGTCGCTACTTCGAGCTGGGAGTGGGCCACATTGGAGAGATCCGCGACAGGTGGCCCGGCCTTCTGGAGCGCTTCTTCACCCAACGTCTTTCCATCGAGGAGTTCGAGAAGGGGCTCTATCGCCCCAAGGACGACATCAAGACGGTGGTGGAGCTGCAGTCGTAAAGAAAGGGTACCGAGCGATGAGCTATCTACCGATCGAGAATTACGGAATTATCGGAGACCTCCACACGGTGGCTCTCGTGGGCATGAACGGATCGATTGACTGGTTCTGCTTCCCCCGTTTCGACTCGCCCAGCGTCTTCGCCGCCATCCTCGACCACGCAAAGGGAGGAAGGTTTCAGATCGCGAGCGCCCATGAAGGAGCAACCCTCAAGCAGCTATACATGCCTGAGACGAACGTCCTCGTCACCAGGTTCCTGACACCTGACGGGGTAGGTGAGGTGACCGATTTCATGCCGGTTCAAGCCGCGACGAAAGAGGAGGATCATCACCAGATCATCCGCCGGGTCAAGGTGGTCCGAGGCGAGATGGCCTTCAGGGTCGAGTGTCGGCCCGCGTTTGATTACGCCCGATCCGCCCACGAGACCGAAGTGCTCCCCGACGGAGCCGTCTTTCGCACCCCTGGGCTTTGCCTGGGCCTGA
This window encodes:
- the trxA gene encoding thioredoxin, whose protein sequence is MAKTATHLELTDENFQAEVLESREPVLVDFWADWCGPCRAIAPVIEELAADFEGQAKVGKVDVDTNAHVAAQYEIRSIPSLLLFKDGGVVDRVVGVVPKRVLADKLNRLVQEA
- a CDS encoding MFS transporter; this encodes MLYKKPFLMGLVALRAASWLAIGLATFYWGTSNPTLVIVVFFIGISLFYATGGIGLVAFNDFTRKTIDRQERGSFFGWRALLGGAAAIVTALVAWWILSLMEPFPRPTQHGLLFFLAALFIAVQIFFFLPMKEPATHTVSQREPLKDYFKELAMILKSSRWFRTLTITKLLLSGAVLATPFYVTFAITKLGQPLMSVGAYTILLVVAKGLGGFLWGKLADRKGHRSVLIVVGSLGLLPPLLALLSGLHHPFWMYGVFFSLGLTLDSTELLERNYLLELSPEDSVPTFSALHNTLAAPVILFPLIGALTINLVGHQGLFILVLVVIAGGIGVAVNLPETSDSPSLTPPLGQIRWAGDVLHDGQRTHLGNIGHA
- a CDS encoding glucose 1-dehydrogenase produces the protein MKAVAVHPGEKGSAHLREVPTPDVGPGEVLVRVVQVGLDGTDTEINDGLYGEAPPGDDYLIIGHESLGVVEDVGSEVSDLSVGDLVVATVRRPGGCINCQAGENDMCLDGDYTERGIKGAHGFLADYYVEVPDYLVTLPAGYEPVGVLLEPVTVAEKGIVQALEVQRRMAWEPGRALVLGAGPLGLLATALLRIMGLETYTVARAPADGASLKQQLIAEMGAAYLSSREHPVHELGSELGRIDLIFEATGHSGVVFDAMQALGVNGVMCLTGITGGDAVREIPADKINLEMVLGNKLVFGSVNANRRYFELGVGHIGEIRDRWPGLLERFFTQRLSIEEFEKGLYRPKDDIKTVVELQS
- a CDS encoding SDR family oxidoreductase, with product MTTPSNIKTVLITGASSGIGLGVAQAYLDLGANVVLNARNEAKLTEVAKNLGRSDQIAVVPGDIGLKETGQRMVDAAVERFGRVDVLLNNAGHFFSKPFTEYTEEDLDGFLSAHLKGTYLTSQAAARQMRTQGGGAIINITTVLASRGVTAIPASALVAAKGAMNAITTSLAIELAPDNIRVNAVALGIIKTPIHGMTDEQFEELNAMQPLGRVGEIKDAVDAVLYLADANFVTGVVLPVDGGVAAGGE
- a CDS encoding trypsin-like peptidase domain-containing protein, whose product is MESGNGFERVGPPTAEVDSDSDDGILDAYSRAVIRVAEEVSPSVVNIEVRHRRRGRKAMDPRFPQEARGNGSGFIFTPDGFVLTNSHVVHGATSIEVTLPDGRRFEADLIGGDPHTDLAVLRIDAPKVVPAALGDSQSIRVGQLVVAIGNPYGFQATVTAGVVSALGRSLRSRSGRLIDNVIQTDAALNPGNSGGPLVTSGGEVIGVNTAVILPAQGICFAIGINTAKFVAGRLIRDGKVMRSYIGVGGQNVPLQRRVVRFHGLPAESGILVVSIEKNSPARRAGLQEGDVIVAYDGNEVVGIDDLHKLLTEERVGVSSALTIIRGHEKRVLSVVPEESPANAGGADSP
- a CDS encoding RNA polymerase sigma factor RpoD/SigA, which codes for MSTKAENPGKSNVDPMSQYLRDISSLPMLTREEEIELARRVQKGDRDAIRKLVEGNLRFVVSVASKFSASSIALIDLVNEGNIGLIRAAEKFDPDRGVKFITYAVWWIRAAIQSALAKQSGVIGMPQKQRDVVYKIHQKEQELTKLLGRDPSRDEVAEAIRLTPEEIEVKLRAASLPLSLDELISNEPSLNYLNTLKADFQVDEGLIAEDLQEEIESLVKTLSRRERDIISMRFGLNGYDPMTLHEIGEIMKLSKERIRQIEAEALKELQETARDRDLEAALS
- a CDS encoding SRPBCC family protein, with amino-acid sequence MTRITDEIRINAPKNKVWEIISDLGGIENYHPGVKKSYYTSEIRKGVGASRFCELLPMGSIEESATEWEEGEGYVLEVLSGEKLPPFRKAHLRFTVKEEGQETLATISFDYTLKFGPIGRLLDAWKVRPMFRKVIPRVLDGLKQNSENGGRTVPSGK